One window from the genome of Streptomyces sp. NBC_01476 encodes:
- the ssd gene encoding septum site-determining protein Ssd, with product MTGTTKADRLPSPAERIGGPLIVTEDESLLDDLLRLCAAAGTEPEVVFTGPPRATSWDEAPLILVGAEASGRVRGAPRRKGVLLVGRDLDDPEVWRRGVGIGADHVLFLPDAESWLVDRIADIAEGACEPALTIGVVGGRGGAGASTLACALAVTAARTGRRTMLIDGDPLGGGLDILLGAERTGGLRWPDLADSRGRVNSGALEESLPRLDSLSVLSWDRGDSVLIPPQAMRSVLGAARRRGGVVVVDLPRRVDEAVAETLAQIDVGLLVVPAELRAVAAATRVASAIGMVLKDLRVVARGPFDSGLRDREIARLVGLPLAGDLPPEPALADALSGSEPPGSSGRGPLARFCGAFLAQALPNSGSVPV from the coding sequence ATGACAGGAACCACCAAGGCCGACCGGTTGCCCTCTCCGGCAGAGCGGATCGGCGGACCGCTGATTGTCACTGAGGACGAAAGTCTGCTGGACGATCTGCTGCGACTGTGCGCCGCCGCCGGTACGGAACCGGAAGTGGTCTTCACCGGCCCGCCACGGGCGACGAGTTGGGACGAAGCACCGCTCATCCTGGTCGGAGCGGAAGCTTCCGGAAGAGTGCGGGGAGCGCCCCGCCGCAAGGGCGTGCTGCTTGTCGGACGGGATCTCGACGACCCGGAGGTCTGGCGCCGCGGCGTCGGCATCGGGGCCGACCATGTGCTCTTCCTGCCCGACGCCGAGAGCTGGCTGGTCGACCGGATCGCCGACATCGCCGAGGGCGCCTGCGAACCCGCACTGACCATCGGTGTGGTGGGAGGCCGTGGCGGCGCCGGCGCCAGCACCCTGGCCTGCGCTCTTGCCGTGACCGCGGCCCGCACCGGCCGGCGCACCATGCTCATCGACGGCGATCCGCTCGGCGGCGGCCTCGACATCCTGCTCGGCGCGGAACGCACCGGCGGCCTGCGCTGGCCCGACCTCGCCGACTCTCGCGGGCGGGTCAACAGCGGGGCGCTGGAGGAGTCCCTGCCCCGGCTCGACTCGCTCAGCGTGCTCAGCTGGGACCGCGGCGACTCCGTGCTCATCCCACCGCAGGCCATGCGCTCGGTGCTCGGCGCCGCCCGGCGGCGCGGCGGAGTGGTGGTGGTCGACCTCCCCCGTCGGGTGGACGAGGCCGTAGCGGAGACACTGGCCCAGATCGACGTCGGACTGCTGGTCGTCCCCGCCGAGTTGCGGGCGGTGGCCGCCGCCACCCGGGTGGCATCCGCGATCGGCATGGTGCTCAAGGACCTCCGGGTCGTCGCGCGCGGTCCGTTCGACTCCGGGCTCCGCGACCGCGAGATCGCCCGTCTGGTCGGACTCCCGCTCGCCGGCGATCTGCCACCGGAGCCGGCCCTCGCCGACGCGCTGTCCGGGAGCGAACCGCCGGGTTCCTCAGGGCGCGGCCCCCTCGCCCGCTTCTGCGGCGCCTTCCTCGCGCAGGCACTGCCGAACAGCGGGAGCGTGCCGGTATGA
- a CDS encoding type II secretion system F family protein — MSGGLGWVGWVVHSLGTIGAVLAAATAGLLAAGEARQRAGGVRRLRKALGGPRRRWMRPGQRRRLPEPLREWGPVVAAGLGVAVLAGGLVGVLAGAGTAYGARRWLRGRQTAAQRPADDREGEDAELPLCADLMAACLAAGATPGEAAVAVGRCLGGVLGEALLRAAAELRLGAEPAECWDRFGRLPAAREMGRCLARAATTGSAPVAEMARLAADRRAVCARSALARARRAAVLATAPLGICFLPAFLLVGVAPVVMGLAGTVLGVRMH, encoded by the coding sequence ATGAGCGGCGGGCTCGGCTGGGTCGGCTGGGTTGTCCACAGCCTGGGGACGATCGGGGCGGTGCTGGCAGCCGCGACCGCGGGACTCCTGGCGGCGGGCGAGGCACGGCAGCGGGCGGGTGGTGTCCGGCGGCTGCGGAAGGCGCTGGGCGGGCCGCGCCGGCGGTGGATGAGGCCCGGACAGCGGAGAAGGCTGCCTGAGCCGCTGCGGGAGTGGGGTCCGGTGGTCGCGGCCGGGCTCGGCGTCGCGGTGCTGGCCGGTGGGCTGGTGGGTGTCCTGGCCGGTGCCGGGACGGCGTACGGGGCCAGGAGGTGGCTGAGAGGACGTCAGACGGCTGCTCAGCGCCCAGCGGACGACCGGGAGGGGGAGGACGCCGAACTCCCGCTCTGCGCCGACCTGATGGCTGCCTGCCTCGCCGCGGGCGCGACGCCGGGGGAAGCGGCGGTTGCCGTGGGGCGGTGCCTGGGCGGGGTGTTGGGCGAGGCGTTGCTGCGGGCCGCGGCGGAGTTGCGGCTCGGGGCGGAGCCGGCGGAGTGCTGGGACAGGTTCGGCCGGCTGCCCGCGGCGCGGGAGATGGGCCGCTGCCTGGCCCGGGCGGCCACCACGGGAAGTGCGCCGGTCGCCGAGATGGCCCGGTTGGCCGCCGACCGCCGGGCGGTGTGCGCCCGTTCGGCCCTCGCCCGGGCCAGGAGGGCGGCGGTCCTGGCCACCGCGCCGCTGGGCATCTGCTTCCTGCCCGCCTTCTTGCTGGTGGGCGTGGCCCCGGTGGTGATGGGGCTGGCCGGGACGGTCCTGGGGGTGCGGATGCACTGA
- a CDS encoding TadA family conjugal transfer-associated ATPase: MTAELLDAVRLHLAEHGGEPTPARVAAALRARGRLLGDAEVLDVVAALRSELVGAGPLEPLLADPEVTDILVNAPDQVWIDRGRGLERSSITFTDTAAVRRLAQRLATTAGRRLDDARPWVDARLPDGTRLHAVLPPVVVGSPCLSLRVVRSRAFTLAELVTAGTLDTETAALLRAVLDARLSFLISGGTGCGKTTLLSCLLGLVDPAARIVLAEDSAELRPDHPHVIRLEARPANQEGAGQVTLRDLVRQALRMRPDRLVVGEVRGSEVLDLLGALNTGHEGGCGTVHANAAADVPARLEALGSTAGLDRAALHSQLAAALSLVVHLVRDGSGRRRLAELHVLRRGTDGLVTTLPALVRDRHGRTDRGPGWQRLADLCAAGER; the protein is encoded by the coding sequence ATGACCGCGGAACTCCTCGACGCCGTGCGGCTGCACCTCGCCGAGCACGGCGGCGAACCGACCCCCGCACGGGTGGCCGCGGCGCTGCGCGCCCGGGGACGGCTGCTCGGCGACGCCGAAGTCCTCGACGTGGTCGCCGCGTTGCGCTCCGAACTCGTCGGCGCCGGACCGCTGGAACCGCTGCTGGCCGATCCCGAGGTCACCGACATCCTCGTCAACGCGCCCGATCAGGTGTGGATCGACCGGGGCCGCGGCCTCGAACGCAGCAGTATCACTTTCACCGACACCGCCGCGGTGCGAAGGCTCGCCCAGCGCCTTGCCACCACGGCCGGACGGCGGCTGGACGACGCCCGGCCCTGGGTCGACGCCCGGCTGCCCGACGGCACCCGGCTGCACGCCGTGCTCCCGCCGGTGGTCGTCGGCTCCCCATGCCTCTCGCTGCGGGTGGTGCGGTCCCGCGCCTTCACGCTCGCCGAACTCGTCACCGCGGGGACCCTGGACACCGAGACCGCCGCACTGCTGCGGGCGGTGCTCGACGCCCGGCTGTCGTTCCTGATCAGCGGCGGCACCGGCTGTGGCAAGACGACACTGCTCAGTTGTCTGCTCGGCCTGGTCGACCCGGCGGCGCGCATCGTGCTCGCCGAGGACTCCGCGGAGCTGCGCCCTGACCACCCCCACGTGATCCGGCTGGAGGCCAGGCCCGCCAACCAGGAGGGCGCCGGGCAGGTCACCCTCCGGGACCTGGTGCGGCAGGCACTGCGGATGCGTCCCGACCGCTTGGTCGTCGGCGAGGTGCGCGGAAGTGAAGTGCTCGATCTCCTGGGCGCGTTGAACACCGGGCACGAGGGCGGCTGCGGCACGGTGCACGCGAATGCGGCCGCCGACGTGCCGGCCCGGCTTGAGGCGCTCGGCAGTACCGCGGGCCTTGACCGTGCCGCCCTGCACAGCCAGTTGGCGGCGGCGCTCTCCCTCGTCGTCCACCTGGTGCGGGACGGATCGGGCAGGCGGCGGCTGGCCGAACTCCACGTCCTGCGGCGGGGCACCGACGGCCTGGTCACCACTCTCCCCGCGCTCGTCCGCGACCGCCACGGCCGCACCGACCGCGGGCCCGGCTGGCAGCGGCTGGCGGACCTGTGCGCGGCGGGCGAGCGATGA
- a CDS encoding DUF4244 domain-containing protein produces MTNTTELLRRPRDGKALRARLARRLRRCRAAADAGMSTAEYAVGTIAACGFAAVLYKIVTSGPVRTALTGVIEKALHAPF; encoded by the coding sequence ATGACGAACACGACCGAACTCCTCAGGCGCCCCAGGGACGGAAAGGCGCTGCGGGCACGACTTGCCCGCCGGCTGCGGAGGTGCCGGGCAGCGGCGGACGCGGGGATGAGTACCGCGGAATACGCGGTCGGGACTATTGCGGCGTGCGGGTTCGCGGCCGTGCTCTACAAGATCGTGACGAGCGGGCCGGTGCGGACCGCGCTCACCGGGGTGATCGAGAAGGCCCTCCATGCGCCCTTCTGA
- a CDS encoding type II secretion system F family protein, whose translation MSAGPGPVSLTWAAALCLAALLVRLRHPGGTVRRRALRLVDQARHRGGRPPVARLRESADRIGRAVRGRPEVLCLPVGLVLGVATGSPLPVAVGAGGVPLVGRVLRRRAERAAAERGTVAVGALCGTVAGDLRAGRPPHMALADAVESAGWARVPELAGAAGLLVSAARFGGDVPQALRAASRVHEGTRGLTAVAACWQVAVDGGAGLAAALDRVAAALRAEADQRDDLRAQLAGPRSTAVLLALLPLFGLVLGTGLGADPSAVLLHTPLGLCCLLAGAALEWAGLAWTARIIRAAEDGPGGARGHGRKESVEATGTPAPTGGRVP comes from the coding sequence ATGAGCGCCGGACCGGGCCCGGTCTCACTCACCTGGGCAGCGGCCCTGTGCCTCGCGGCGCTGCTGGTGCGGCTGCGGCATCCGGGCGGTACGGTCCGCCGCCGGGCGCTCCGGCTGGTGGATCAAGCCCGGCACAGGGGCGGGAGGCCGCCGGTGGCTCGCCTGCGGGAGTCGGCCGACCGGATCGGGCGGGCGGTGCGCGGGCGGCCCGAGGTGCTGTGCCTGCCAGTGGGTCTGGTGCTGGGGGTGGCGACCGGTTCGCCGCTGCCGGTGGCCGTCGGTGCAGGAGGCGTGCCGCTGGTGGGACGAGTCTTGCGGAGACGGGCCGAACGGGCCGCCGCCGAGCGCGGGACGGTCGCGGTGGGCGCGCTCTGCGGCACGGTCGCGGGTGACCTGAGAGCCGGACGTCCGCCGCACATGGCGCTGGCCGATGCGGTGGAGTCGGCCGGATGGGCCCGGGTTCCCGAACTCGCCGGGGCCGCTGGTCTGTTGGTGTCGGCGGCACGTTTCGGCGGCGATGTTCCCCAAGCGCTGCGGGCCGCCTCGCGGGTCCACGAGGGCACCCGGGGGCTCACCGCGGTCGCCGCCTGCTGGCAGGTCGCGGTGGACGGCGGGGCGGGACTGGCCGCCGCTCTGGACCGGGTGGCCGCCGCGTTGCGGGCGGAGGCCGACCAACGGGACGACCTGCGGGCCCAGTTGGCCGGTCCGCGGTCCACGGCGGTCCTGCTCGCCCTGCTGCCGCTCTTCGGACTGGTACTGGGCACCGGGCTCGGCGCCGACCCTTCGGCGGTGCTGCTGCACACGCCGCTCGGCCTCTGCTGCCTGCTGGCCGGGGCGGCCTTGGAGTGGGCAGGGCTCGCCTGGACGGCTCGGATCATCCGGGCCGCGGAGGACGGTCCCGGTGGCGCACGGGGCCACGGCCGCAAGGAGTCGGTGGAGGCCACCGGGACGCCGGCGCCGACGGGCGGGAGGGTGCCATGA
- a CDS encoding TadE family type IV pilus minor pilin, with the protein MRPSESAGRSERVGPRGRHRNPFRCRCRARGDSGYVTAETAVVIPVLVALAALLVWGLMAGAAQVRCVDAARAGAREAARSGETAAAVQAARAAAPGGAEVSVERSGGMVRVRVTVPLPRFPVPLGSEADALDEAALESGASGPGTPEGGAGP; encoded by the coding sequence ATGCGCCCTTCTGAGAGCGCCGGGCGCTCCGAGCGGGTCGGCCCGCGGGGCCGGCACAGGAACCCCTTCCGGTGCCGGTGCCGGGCCCGGGGAGACAGCGGGTACGTCACGGCGGAGACCGCCGTGGTGATCCCGGTGCTGGTGGCGCTGGCCGCGCTGCTGGTGTGGGGCCTCATGGCGGGCGCCGCGCAGGTGCGGTGCGTGGACGCGGCACGGGCAGGAGCGAGAGAGGCGGCGAGGTCGGGGGAGACGGCGGCGGCCGTGCAGGCGGCCCGGGCGGCGGCGCCCGGCGGGGCGGAAGTGAGTGTCGAGCGGAGTGGGGGGATGGTGCGGGTGCGGGTCACGGTTCCGTTGCCGCGTTTCCCCGTCCCGCTCGGCTCGGAGGCCGATGCGCTGGACGAGGCGGCCCTGGAATCGGGTGCGTCCGGCCCAGGCACACCGGAGGGGGGTGCCGGGCCATGA